The following nucleotide sequence is from Apium graveolens cultivar Ventura chromosome 4, ASM990537v1, whole genome shotgun sequence.
TTTATGATATAGATTTGTGATTAATGGAAGAGCGACTCCTTGACGTAAACATATTTAATAAGTGAACCAATTTTAAACTTCttgatttattatatttatatatttattatttataatttcaGAATGACAAAGATCATTTAAGAAACATAAAAAAAATAACGAAATATTATTTTAGAAGTCCACTGTAAAACGCGGCTTAGTAAACTCGTATTATTAAACATGTAAAGCAGGAAGTAAATTTATTAGTATTACAAATTTATTCCATTTTAAGCTTAAACGAACCTATAAGAATAAAAAATAAAATCTTCTTTTTGCTTCACATTTCttttaattataattgatttagtTTTTAGTAAAATTATGGGACCAACCAAGGCCTGCGTGGGTTATATTCGTATCGTACGTAATCCTATAAATCTATGGACTTGAGTGTTAAAAAACCAAACACAAACTAATCGAAATGTCGTTGGTTTTCAACAGGCCTTTAACTCCTCTTTTTTTTACTCACCAATTCAAATCTTCTAATCACAACTCCACCAAATTATACGTACACAACAACAAGCTTGATTCCTTGTCTCAAATCAGACACAAGTGTTATAGTTATAATAAGCGTCGAATGAGCATGATTGAGTCAGTTACAACTCGTGTATCTACAGATAGTAATAGTGACGTGGAACGACAAGAAGTTGTTGGTGTTCTTGAACAAGAAGCTTTTGTGGATGATGAGTTGACTCGCCTTAACTCAAATCGACTCGAAGCTACTCTCAATCATCTGGTTTGTATCTCTACTTATTTTTCTTAATCGTAACTTAAGTCttttatttttgaagtaaatTCAGAAAGATTTTAATTATTAGACATTTGAAATTGGAGAAAGTCAACTAGTTGGGTGCACTGTTGTTATTGTTATATTGTTTGACCATGTGCAAGAGCTTTGGTTGGTTTTGTTAGCTAGGTACACGATTTACTTGTCTGTTTATAGTAAGAATGGTAGAAGAAATATTTATCGAAAAATGTTTACATTCGTTTTCTGGCGTAGCAGACAGAGAATTTTAAACGCTAAACGCGAGCTTAATTAGATATGCTGAAAGTAATTCTGCTCTGCAATAAATATGTTCATTGAAAAATGTTTGCATTCGTTTTCTGGCGTAACAGTCagttatctacgataaaaaaaaaaaaaaaaactctAAATGCGAGCTAAATTAGATGTCTAGAAGGTAATTGTGCTCTGCAATTATTTTCTCCATGGTGGGAGCTATGTATTATTAGTGCTCAATGTTACTATGTAATAATTTTTGAGCTGGCGAGGGGGGCGCATACCCTCAATACCGTATGGTGCATTCTATTTGATTCGCTGGAATGAGTGTTTGTTTTTTTTACAATTGATCATTATGACATAAAATGTTTTAACTATATGTCATATTATTTTTTAAGATATGACAGCAAGGAATGAGCATTACATCGTCATCGTTTAAAAGAGATGGACTCTAGTTTGAATTTGTGGAACAGTATGAAAATCATTGATAAGTGATAGGATTTCACAAAATAGCTTAACTTCCATTCAATTCTTACCTCATTTTAATCCCTCTAAGTAGACAGAATGTAATTGCAACTTCTATTGTCAGAGTGTCAATGTATATAATCTCTTTCTTAGTCTTATCTAATCCTTTGGATTTCTTTATCTTATTGAGAAACATACAACACACAATGTTTAGAATTGTGTTTGCTAAATTGTGTTATCATTGAGCTGTTTTTTACTATGTCAGTAGTACATGACGTGGCGGTGGTATTCTGTTATTGAAGGCATAAGAACGTGTCCGGTTTAATTTCGTGAtaattgaaaatttaatttcagaGCAAGTGGCTTATGGTGGCACTCTTTTCACTGGTCCTCATATTGAGGCGTGATGCAAAAGCAATTTGGATAGCCTCGGGTGCCATTCTGAATGTTGGCCTTTCAATCACCCTAAAGAAGATATTAAACCAGGAGCGACCTTCATCTGCCTCAAAATCAGACCCTGGGATGCCATCCTCGCATGCACAGTCAATATTTTACATTGTCTTTGTTGTTATTCTCTCAAGTAATTATCTCTCTCTACTTTAAAATTTACAATGTGCAAGTGGTTTTTTCTTCTTAAATGTCTGATACAATAAAAAAGAAAAATGCATACACTGagcaaaaaagaaaaagaatataaTGGCGTCTTATTAAAATTTTATGGGTATACAGTCATTTGAGTGATGTATATTAACAAAACCCTATATTCATTTTTGTTGCTATTGCAGTGATGGACTGGGTTGGAATGAATATATCTACAGCTCCCTTTGCTGGTGCTGTCCTGGCATTTGGTTCATACTTTGTACGTATACCCTGAATCTATTTTCAGTACATCTATAGATAAGTGCTTGTGCAGTTCTGTTATTTACGAGTCATCGTATTCTTTAGAGGTACATGTTAGTTTGATCTTTCACTCTTGTGCGCCTTCTGAGGTCTGCATAATAGTTACATGGATAATGTATAGCCGAAGTACTCTAATGAATTTATATTGAGTAAAAGACCTGATTCTAGCGGACTATTCGACTATACAGCATTAAAAGTAAGTATCAATCCACAACAGTGGTAAAAGCCATCTTGATATTCCACCTGTAACAATTTGGAAAGTGCGATTTTATACAAGTACCTATTCAGATGAAATCCTGTATCTGTTATTATAATGCATAATAGAAGCATAATTTATTCTTGTATGCATGCTCAGCTGAATATTAGTTTGGTAATCTATGCTAACTAAAACAGATGTACCACGACTACGTAGGTGCACTTTTTCACTTCGAGTCATATTATTTGTGGTTTGAAGGTGAAATGATATAGACCATGAATGCATTTTACAGTGGTGAAAGTGATACTAGCATAGAGATTCTTAAATATATCTATTTGCATTTTTGTAGGCATGGTTACGAGTTTCCCAGGGATTTCACACAATCAGCCAAGTGATCGTTGGTGCTGTAGCTGGATCACTTTTCTCTGGGTTGTGGTTTTGGCTATGGGATGCAGTTGTTCTTGATGCGTTCACCTCTAATTTTTGGATTAGACTTCTTGTAGTTGTTGGAGGAATTGGATGCATTTTGCGTTTTGCTGTGTTCACTATTCAACACTGGATTCTGAATGAGCATTGAAGTGTATATATAGTGTTAACACTCCAAAATTAAATTTTATCCGTAGACAGCATCCTGGATGCAGTTTTAGTAAAAACAGGATTACTCACGAGGTTAATTGGCTCATTTTAGCTTCAAAGATTGTGAGTTGTTTGACAAAGGTTCAGTTCTATATTTCAGTTTATACTCCTCTGGTCTGTAACTTGCTAGTCTGAGTGGGGCCGCTAGGCTGAGATAGCAAAAAAACTTCCGAGATGTATGGAAATTTTAGGGAATTGCTGCACCT
It contains:
- the LOC141717811 gene encoding lipid phosphate phosphatase epsilon 2, chloroplastic, translating into MSLVFNRPLTPLFFTHQFKSSNHNSTKLYVHNNKLDSLSQIRHKCYSYNKRRMSMIESVTTRVSTDSNSDVERQEVVGVLEQEAFVDDELTRLNSNRLEATLNHLSKWLMVALFSLVLILRRDAKAIWIASGAILNVGLSITLKKILNQERPSSASKSDPGMPSSHAQSIFYIVFVVILSMMDWVGMNISTAPFAGAVLAFGSYFAWLRVSQGFHTISQVIVGAVAGSLFSGLWFWLWDAVVLDAFTSNFWIRLLVVVGGIGCILRFAVFTIQHWILNEH